In the Endozoicomonas sp. SCSIO W0465 genome, GAATTTTTTTCCTTATCAGAGTAAGTACTAAAAGCATTGATCAACGACGTTATATTTCCCTGTCTGTACCCTGAGATGAAAACACCATGAGCAGGAGCGAAGCTATAGCTGTCAATATTGGCCAATGCAGCACCCATGACACGTGCTCCCTGTTGGTATGTGTTGTCATGGTATTGCTTACCTGCGTAATGACCCAGCAGCTCCCATTGTGAAATATCCCTGTTGGCGACGACCTCATCCTGACCTTTTAACTCACTAAAGATCGATCCATCGTGTTTTTGCACGGACATTCGCTCTTGTAAATACTGCTCTCTTTGCTCGTCATCCAGAGCTTGATACCTGGCTATGGACTCATTAATGCTTTTTCTGATCGATCTGTCATTTGGTATGTCGATCTGACTAAAGAAGGTTGTCTGTCTTTGCCTGCTTTCACCGACTTACCTTTTGACGGACGGTTCTGCCACCCATAATGGCGCCTGGTCATTAATACGATGAGGTAATGAGATTAAATCAGTTGCCTCTTCTTTTATAACAATTATCTCATCGTCACGAGTATTTGCGGATCGCTGCTTCAGAAAGGCTTCTACTGTCGTTTTTTCCGGTATACCTTTACCATTATAAAAGGAGGAAATGCTGGTGATCAGTGCCCGGTTAAGCGGCTTGCCCTTGACGGCTTCATCAATGCCCTGCCATCCATCTCTCAAGCAACCCAGGCTCAGGAAAGCTTCCACTTTTGCCTTTTCCGGTAAACCTTTGCCAGAACACATAGAGAAAATGCTGGTGACCAGTACCCGATCGAGCGACTTACCCTTAACAGCCTCATCAATGCCCTGCCACCCCTCTTTCAGGCAGCTGAGCTTCAGGAAAGATTCCAATTTCGCCTTTTCCGGTAAGCCTTTGGTATGGCACATGGAGGAAATGTTGGTGACCAGTGCCCGGTCGAGCTGCTTGCTCTTAACGGCCTCATCAACACCCTGCCATCCCTCTTTCAGGCAGCCCAGCTTCAGGAAAGCTTCCACTTTCACTGCTTCCGGTAAGCCTTTGCCATGACACATAGAGGAAATGTGGGTGACCAGTGCCCGGTCGAGCGG is a window encoding:
- a CDS encoding SET domain-containing protein-lysine N-methyltransferase — its product is MQKHDGSIFSELKGQDEVVANRDISQWELLGHYAGKQYHDNTYQQGARVMGAALANIDSYSFAPAHGVFISGYRQGNITSLINAFSTYSDKEKNSPEQNVSFLRHRNQQGQWMVFIIAIKPIPANESLWIDYGEQYWQAARTPIAISDDNSEAL